A window of Actinomadura viridis genomic DNA:
CGAGGCCGCGGGGTCCGCGCCCGCCCACCACGGGGCCGTTCCCGCGGTGGAGGTGAGGGGGAGCGCCATCGGGAGCCCGCCGTCGGGCCGGGTGACCGAGTCCAGCCAGTCGCAGAGGGCGGCGGCCTGCGGCGCGGTGGCGGGGCCGATCTCCTCGAAGACCTCGAAGGCGTGCAGCGCGGTCCCGGGCTGGCTCTCGGGGGAACGGAGGTCGGGCTCCAGGCCCCAGCCGTATCCGCCGTCGGGGTTGCGGTAGGCGTCCAGGGCGGCCAGCAGGGCGGCGGTGCTCGTCCCGCCCGCCGGGTGGTGGAAGCGGCGGCGGTCCAGGACGCGCGCGTGGGTGGCCATGAACGCGGTCGCCGCGGAGAGGTCGATGCTCATGGATCCATCGTGGGCCAGGCGCTCACCTGCGGTCTTGTAGATTCCGGCCGGGTGGGAAAAGGAGGCCACGGCGACCGGTGCGCGCCTCAACCGGTCGCCGTGACCCCGTCCCCCCGCCCGGTGCGTGGACGCGCCGCCGGCTCCTGGACGGCCGCCGCGTTCCGGGCGCCGCCCGCCCCCCACGGGAACCGGTGCGAACGTCTCCCCCACAGGGTGCGATGACGCTATTGCGTACCGGCCCGTAGCGTTCGGGGCTCGGCCGTCCCTGTCGACGAGCGGTCGAATGGATGCGATAAGTGGCTATTTGATCACTGTGAGTGTCAGGTGCCAGGGGTCGGGTGTCAGGGGTCGGGTGCCGGGTGCCGGGCTCACAGGTAGAGGCCGAACAGCTCCTCGGGATGGTCCAGCAGCGGCGGCAGGTCCTCGGCCCGCAGCGTGACGAGGTCCTTCTTGCCCGGCTGCTTGGGCGCCTTGCCCTGCCCGGCCCCGTTCTGGCCGTTCTGGCCGTTCTGACCGGCCTGGCGGGCGTCGCGGGCCGCGGTGGCGATCCGCTGGGCCTGGTTGGCCACCGCCACGTCGAGGAGGTTGCGCATCAGCCGCCCGTTGCCGAACGAGGGGCCGCGCGGGACGCGGCGCAGCGTCGCGCGCAGCAGTCCGGTCGTGCCCTCGGCGAGCCGGAAGCCGTCCGCGGCGGCCAGCCGCTCGAACACCGCGACCAGCTCGTCGTCGCTGTAGTCGGGGAAGTGCAGCTGCTTGGGGAACCGCGAGTCCAGGCCCGGGTTGGCCGCCAGGAACTCGGCCATCTCCCGCTGGTACCCGGCGACGATCACCACCAGGTCGTCGCGGTGGTCCTCCATCAGCTTGACCAGCTCGGCGATGGCCTCGTGCCCGTAGTCGCTCTTCAGCGGCGACTGCGTGAGGGTGTAGGCCTCGTCGATGAACAGCACCCCGCCGATCGCGCGCTCCACCAGCCGCCGGGTCCGGGGCGCGGTCTGGCCGATGTACTCGCCGACCAGGTGGGCCCGGGACGCCTCCACCACGTGACCCGACGACAGCACGCCGAGCTTCTTGTAGATCCGGCCCAGCAGCCGGGCCACCATGGTCTTGCCCGTCCCGGGGTTGCCGGTGAAGACCATGTGCCGGGTCGGCGGGGACACCCGCAGCCCGTTCTCGCCGCGCAGCCGCGCCGCGTGCGTCCCGGCGACCAGCAGCCCGATCTCCTGCTTGACCGTCTCCAGCCCGGTCAGCTCGCGCAGCTCGGCCAGCGGCTCGCCGGCGGTCTGCGTGGTGTCGAGCGTCTCCGGGATGTCCCGCTTCCCGACCACCAGTTCGGCGCCCGGCTCCCCGGCGGAACGGGCGCGCACCGCGTCCACCACCAGGTCGGCCAGGTACGGCGCGAGCCGCGCGTTGCGCAGCGTCTGGACGGGCGGGGTCGCCGCCAGCAGCCGGCCCGCCGCCGCGACCGCGTGCCGGGTGCCGCGCGCGCCGCGCCGCCGCAGCGCCCGGCGGAACAGCTCGGCGTGGCCGTCCTCGTCGAAGGGCACGGTACGGGCGGTCCGGAAGCGGTGCGGCAGCACCGGGTTGATCTCACGGATCCGCTCGTCGCCGCCGGTGTCGCACAACGCGACCAGGCTCAGGTCCTCGTGCACCGCCAGCAGCCGGTGCAGCTCGCCCGCGATGGCCTCGCCGTTGCCGGGGTCGGTGACGATGCCGTCCAGGCCCTCGATGATCAGGAGCCGTTCCCCGGCGCAGTCCCGCACGTCCGCGTGCAGCTTGGCGACCGCGTCCGACAGCCGCTGCCCGGCGAACAGGTTGTCGGTCAGCCAGATCGGGTCGCGGGGCAGGTTGAGCGCCTTGGCCAGCTCCTGCGCGGCGTCCCGCTTGCCGGTGCCGTCCGGGCCCACCAGCAGCAGCCGCACGGGCTCGCGGCCCTGACTGAGCTCGGCCAGCGCCGCGGTCACCTCCGGCTGCCCGACCAGGCCGCTGACCAGCTCGGCCGGTGCCTCCTTGGCGGCCGCCGCGGCCTTCTCCGGGGACGCGGCCCGCGCCAGGCCCTCCACCAGCGGGTTGACCACGCGGCGGCGCGGCGCGTACAGCCGGCGCAGGTCGGTCTGGAACTGGCCGACCGGGATCCACTCGGGCTTGGGGAACCACGGGTCGCCCGGCAGCCCCTGCACGGTCGCCACCCACCGCATCGCCATGTCGAGCCAGGCCCGGCAGGCGTCGGCCGCGCCCGACACCAGCGCCCGGACCAGCCAGGCCCGGGTCTGCTCCTGCCAGGCGCCCGGCTTGAAACCGCGGCGCTCGGCCTGGAACCGCGCCTGCAGCTCGCGGTACCGGTCCTCGCCCAGCGCCACCGCCAGCTCCGCCGGGACGTGCTCCAGGCTGCCCTGCAGGAGCAGCTGGATCAGGTGCGTCTCCACCGTCTCGTCGCGCGGGGCCACGCTCACCAGGTGCTCGTACGCGGCGAGCAGCCCCGCCGAGACCCACTCCAGGTAGCCGACGGGCCCCAGCAGCTCCGGCACCGCCGCGAGGATCTCCTCGTCGGCGTGCGCGTGCCAGTGCTCGCGCAGCTCCATCTTGGGCAGGTTGACGTCGCAGCGCGGCGGGTCCTCGTACAGCCGCAGCAGCGCCCTGCGCCTGCGCTCCAGCGGCTCGACGCCCTCCAGCACCTCCAGGCAGTCCCGGGCGAGGGCGATCGCCAGTTCCCGGTCGGGTGCCTCCACGAGCCAGTCGACCGGTGGCCGCCACCGGCCACCCGGCGCGTCCCAGCGCGTCATCCGCGTGCTGAGCGGACCGGGGTTGACCAGATGCCGGTGGAGCAGCCGCTCGGGCAGCTGCGACCACGAGCCCGCCTTGATCGCCCCGCCGCCGGGCAGGAACGCCAGGATGCCGAAGATCTCCGCCGTCACCAGCGAGGCCGGCAGCGTCAGCAGCTTGTGCTCGTCGGTCGTCAGTCCCGCGCACCGCGGATCGTTCGCCAGCGCGTCGATCCGCGCGCTGATCTCCTCGAACAGCCCGTCGGGGACCCGCCAGGGCCCGTACGCGTAGACGTCGAGGACCGGCTCCTCGGTGAGCAGGAGCCCAAGATGATCCGGCAGCCGCAACGCATTCTCCCCAAGAGTGACTAAAACCCGGGTAACAGCCTATGGTTCCGAGCCGCCTCGGTTCGTCCATGCGCCGGAGGCGCCGATCGTCAATTGAAGCGCCGGCGGCCGTGCGGCGCGGCGGCGTTCGTCCACGGCGTACGGGTTCGCGCCGGCGACCCTGAGGCCGCCGCCGGTCCCGGACCGCCGATCGGCCGGTCTTATTCGATGGATCCGCGCCGG
This region includes:
- a CDS encoding AAA family ATPase, producing MRLPDHLGLLLTEEPVLDVYAYGPWRVPDGLFEEISARIDALANDPRCAGLTTDEHKLLTLPASLVTAEIFGILAFLPGGGAIKAGSWSQLPERLLHRHLVNPGPLSTRMTRWDAPGGRWRPPVDWLVEAPDRELAIALARDCLEVLEGVEPLERRRRALLRLYEDPPRCDVNLPKMELREHWHAHADEEILAAVPELLGPVGYLEWVSAGLLAAYEHLVSVAPRDETVETHLIQLLLQGSLEHVPAELAVALGEDRYRELQARFQAERRGFKPGAWQEQTRAWLVRALVSGAADACRAWLDMAMRWVATVQGLPGDPWFPKPEWIPVGQFQTDLRRLYAPRRRVVNPLVEGLARAASPEKAAAAAKEAPAELVSGLVGQPEVTAALAELSQGREPVRLLLVGPDGTGKRDAAQELAKALNLPRDPIWLTDNLFAGQRLSDAVAKLHADVRDCAGERLLIIEGLDGIVTDPGNGEAIAGELHRLLAVHEDLSLVALCDTGGDERIREINPVLPHRFRTARTVPFDEDGHAELFRRALRRRGARGTRHAVAAAGRLLAATPPVQTLRNARLAPYLADLVVDAVRARSAGEPGAELVVGKRDIPETLDTTQTAGEPLAELRELTGLETVKQEIGLLVAGTHAARLRGENGLRVSPPTRHMVFTGNPGTGKTMVARLLGRIYKKLGVLSSGHVVEASRAHLVGEYIGQTAPRTRRLVERAIGGVLFIDEAYTLTQSPLKSDYGHEAIAELVKLMEDHRDDLVVIVAGYQREMAEFLAANPGLDSRFPKQLHFPDYSDDELVAVFERLAAADGFRLAEGTTGLLRATLRRVPRGPSFGNGRLMRNLLDVAVANQAQRIATAARDARQAGQNGQNGQNGAGQGKAPKQPGKKDLVTLRAEDLPPLLDHPEELFGLYL